One Bythopirellula goksoeyrii genomic window, TCTTAGATTGCTCACCCTGGAGCCAAAACCATGTTATCAGACGAGCAAAACCGTATAGAGCACGAGACTCATGACCAGTCCGTTGAAGAGGAAATGAGGGAGAGGTACGAGGAACAGCAGCGGCGACTGGCTTGCCCGAGTTGTGGGGAGGAAGCGTTTACGGGGTAGACGCGTCCATGTCGGCCTCATGTCGTAAAACACAATCTATGGTCAGGCTACGTCCCAGAGGATTACTTGCTCTCTTTCCTTCGCTCCGGGCAAGTCTTTACCCGTGTAAAAGAGTTCCGGTGTGGATTCCGCAGAAACAACCTCAGGCACTGGTTCTACGCAGAACAGTGATCGCTGCCCCGGAAGGTACTTGGGAGTTCGATTACCTACTCTGCTGTTATCCATTTGAGTTTGCCGAGAGTGGGAATCGGTCATCTTCGTTCCTCCTGATTGCGAAGACTTCGGCGGATCTTGATTGGCGCGGGTCGGTTATATCGTCCCGAAAGTGCGACCGGCAAGATGTACATCGGTGCGCTTAAAAATGCAGGGAAAGCTAGGAACCTGGCAAGGAGGAGGGATCTCTCGCAAAGGTAATCTAATTTTGTGTCTTGCTCCCACTACTTCGAGTGATTGTTGCAGTGGTACCAATCCCGTCGCTGTCGGACACGCAACATATTTAAAGAGTTGCAAATTAGAACCAATATGATTGTGCTGGGTTCGGGAATAGCACTTGCAATACGAAAGCCATTAGCCCCGCTGTTTTCAGAGGATGGTTCCCCGCTTCCCCTTGTCGATGCCAACAAAGTAAAAGAGGCCTCATCCCATCCACCACCCCGAACAACTCTCTGATTAGAGTCATAAATCGTATCAGTCCACTCTCTTACATTGCCCCCTTGGTCAAAAGTACCGTAGGGACTGAAGGCCAGCGAATATGCACCTACTTCAGACAGGTGATTGGCAGTGGAATTATTGGGTCCGGGGATTGCGAAGAAGTCGTTGTATCCGTTCGCAATGCCGTCATCCTTAATAAAATTTGCCACATTTGAGTTGTCAGGACTGTTCAGGCTAGTTGGATCGTCTGAATAAGGCTCGGTATCAGTGGAAGTCGGATAATCCCAGTAGTTGCCCGTGTTGCCATCATTCTTGTGGTAGGCCGCTTTGTACCATTCGTTTTCACTGGGGATAAAGTAAGAAGCCGATTGACTGCGGACTTCGCTCAGGCCGTCCGAGATAGTATAAACGCCCGTTTCAGTGTCGCCACTGCCTTGATTGTTTTCTAGCCAGTTCACGAACCGCATCGAATCTAGAAAAGAAACAAAAACTACCGGATACTCTCCATAGTTCGGTTTGACGACATACTTCATTCCAGGTGGTTGATTAGAGTCGAAAAGAATTCCGCCAGCCCCTTCGGTAGTCATGTTTGGATTGTATAGAGCTAACAAGTTCTCGCCATTTGAATCAACTGAGTTAAGAAAATTAGTGTATTGAGTGTTCGTTACTTCGTATTTGCTGATGCGGTACGTGTAGGTCACATCGCCGAATCCAGTCGAGTCTGATTGATTGCCTGGATTGCCAACTGTGACCCAGTCGAAAGCAACTTCTCCTCTTGTGGAGAGGATACAGGAGGTAAATGGCACAAGAAAAGAGATTATTGCAGCACGAAACATAATCTAGCCTCTAGAATGCGAAAGGACTGCTCTTCATTGCTGCCGTATTGTAGCTAGTTACTTTCCTTATTTCTAAACAATTCCCTCAGAATTGAGAAAGTTCAAGGATTAGTGGGTTTTCTGGCAGTATTTTCACCCCCTCTACCGATTCCGAATCTCTGGTATAATCAGCGGTGGGTACTTTGTCTCAAACTGAAGAGACCTTTCATGCGTTTCCTAATTCCCCCTCATTTTGTTCTGGGAATGGCTAGAGTAGACCGCAAACTTCGCCGGTAACTGAGCGGTCGTAAGGTCCCCTCAGTCCGCAGCAAGGCTATCCTGGCCTTGAATGAGGCATTGAATACACATCGCTTCCGCGACATAACTGGCTCTCCTGATAGATAAATCGACAAGGCTTCTACACCTTATCAGGCTGTCCAGATTTCGGAGTCGTCCTCAATCAAAAGCAACTGCCTGAGAGTCGCTTTCTTTGACTGTTCTCCCAGAACGTGTCCATCGGAGTTCGCCACTGGATGTGTTCACAATTGTGCGACCATCGCCCGAAGGCTTCCATTCCCCAACAAATAGTTGATAAAAAAGGATCGTTACGGCTATGCCAGCCGCAAAGGCAATTGCTGCAATTCTGATGTCATTT contains:
- a CDS encoding formylglycine-generating enzyme family protein, whose translation is MFRAAIISFLVPFTSCILSTRGEVAFDWVTVGNPGNQSDSTGFGDVTYTYRISKYEVTNTQYTNFLNSVDSNGENLLALYNPNMTTEGAGGILFDSNQPPGMKYVVKPNYGEYPVVFVSFLDSMRFVNWLENNQGSGDTETGVYTISDGLSEVRSQSASYFIPSENEWYKAAYHKNDGNTGNYWDYPTSTDTEPYSDDPTSLNSPDNSNVANFIKDDGIANGYNDFFAIPGPNNSTANHLSEVGAYSLAFSPYGTFDQGGNVREWTDTIYDSNQRVVRGGGWDEASFTLLASTRGSGEPSSENSGANGFRIASAIPEPSTIILVLICNSLNMLRVRQRRDWYHCNNHSK